A single genomic interval of Oncorhynchus tshawytscha isolate Ot180627B linkage group LG15, Otsh_v2.0, whole genome shotgun sequence harbors:
- the LOC112214732 gene encoding HAUS augmin-like complex subunit 6 codes for MSTLQRTNGKYLWWSLVGLGFQPEVAVSSGASKANVKHIILGPNMFDKPNKDAFYIVTHFLLEKLNPARFHDAYRHCWPVLDHKADAEFRKVTCAWLRDLMDEQGSTVPKVVASLFLSPGGPKFVNLMLHLANHVMLHDMKTFSTDGTWVPEAAAAPASSVEMALKRFQLVKTRFLRGAVEQDLMLQEYQRQAQSRVKSLRDWRAEDAKYDDLHKRHKKVEQEGTPQADKIQKVRTLWSSMDGVLSTLEEERRVVESVIRGDVDQYTLDGTDLALKIPRVLLERIEQLSHLSSVGSVYEAGQLNILRMLELLHQALVLLGAERTRVAGHTPIAQLHPLHLQERNLQMARAMEDLRVMRKRISKEEIPEVKSLIRKLEADWDRKWADCLKRTPLTSFLNEDPALDFLFPMAPLSFEPATDASFKSSIFSQYPANLPEFPEEKPVATDSVPMETVTTMDYTLKSLYSPAVEMIASLPSVAIFPLTPLPAICESPLAVPAKAPSPSHLPASVRKTPCVSAVKKKAQILDSELDNLANRFAEAVTPSPGNISLRGLELGDILDTLGEDPFSTRKQIPRTPESLILDVKSSWRRAVEEEEAQKACLSATFDCDNIRGCLMPLSEVHEASLGHDFSSLSTSLDPTNGCSTAAPQQASLMSTLSWDSSNMEALNSLSNNNVVQFSINQDVFTEQYSIDQETLPELPGNDSSLMTSINSRDISNTEEEELLLPHIPYLPTETEPALLDARRRLDKIQKAFGEASFMDHRQGAPEPSLSQHDKRSLDARDWLMAATLETSATVEVTDKVFSLDLDTLESPSPPRTGQYNLPQLFTFSPIDDL; via the exons ATGTCGACTCTTCAGAGAACGAACGGTAAATATCTATGGTGGTCTCTTGTGGGTCTTGGATTTCAACCCGAAGTCGCAGTATCATCAGGAGCCAGCAAAGCCAATGTTAAACACATCATTCTTGGACC CAATATGTTTGACAAACCAAACAAGGACGCATTCTACATAGTTACCCATTTCCTGTTAGAAAAACTCAACCCCGCACGCTTCCATGATGCATACAG GCATTGCTGGCCAGTGTTGGACCACAAAGCAGATGCCGAATTCCGTAAGGTGACCTGTGCTTGGCTGCGAGATCTAATG GATGAGCAGGGGAGCACAGTTCCCAAAGTGGTGGCGTCACTATTCCTCTCGCCTGGTGGACCCAAGTTCGTCAACCTTATGCTCCATCTAGCCAATCATGTCATGTTGCATGATATGAAGACATTTTCAACAG ATGGCACGTGGGTcccagaggcagcagcagcccCTGCCTCTTCTGTGGAAATGGCTCTGAAGCGGTTTCAGCTGGTCAAGACCAGATTCCTGAGAGGAGCTGTGGAACAGGACCTGATGCTGCAGGAGTACCAGAGACAGGCCCA GTCTCGAGTGAAGTCTTTGAGAGATTGGAGGGCTGAAGATGCAAAGTATGATGATTTGCATAA GCGTCACAAGAAAGTTGAACAGGAGGGAACCCCTCAAGCTGACAAGATTCAGAAG GTGCGCACCTTGTGGTCGTCCATGGACGGAGTGCTGTCCACCCTGGAGGAGGAGCGGCGGGTGGTGGAAAGTGTCATCAGGGGAGATGTGGACCAGTACACCCTGGACGGGACGGACCTTGCCCTCAAAATCCCCCGGGTTCTGCTAGAGCGGATAGAGCAGTTATCCCACCTG TCGAGTGTGGGCAGTGTTTACGAGGCAGGACAGCTGAACATCCTCCGTATGCTGGAGCTGCTCCACCAGGCTCTGGTCCTCCTAGGGGCGGAAAGGACCCGGGTGGCAGGACACACCCCCATTGCCCAGCTCCACCCCTTGCACCTGCAGGAGAGGAACCTACAGATGGCCCGCGCCATGGAGGATCTCCGAGTCATGAG GAAGAGGATTTCAAAGGAAGAAATTCCCGAGGTGAAGAGCCTCATCAGAAAGTTGGAGGCGGATTGGGACCGGAAGTGGGCGGACTGTTTGAAACGCACGCCGCTGACCTCGTTCCTCAACGAGGATCCT gCCCTGGACTTTCTGTTCCCCATGGCTCCTCTGTCCTTTGAGCCTGCCACCGACGCCAGCTTCAAATCCAGCATCTTCTCTCAGTATCCGGCCAATCTACCCG AATTTCCTGAGGAGAAGCCTGTGGCGACTGACTCTGTTCCAATGGAGACCGTTACCACAATGGATTATACCCTCAAAAG CCTCTACTCTCCAGCTGTTGAGATGATTGCATCTCTTCCTAGTGTGGCCATTTTCCCACTGACTCCCCTCCCTGCAATTTGTGAATCTCCTCTGGCTGTCCCTGCCAAAGCTCCCTCACCAAGCCACCTGCCG GCCAGTGTAAGGAAGACTCCTTGTGTGTCTGCAGTGAAGAAAAAGGCTCAGATCCTTGACTCTGAGTTGGACAACTTAGCAAATCGG TTTGCGGAGGCTGTGACCCCCAGCCCTGGCAACATAAGTTTACGAGGACTTGAGCTGGGAGACATACTCGATACTCTTGGCGAAGACCCTTTCTCCACCAGGAAGCAGATTCCACGCACCCCAGAGAGTTTGA TTTTGGATGTGAAGAGTTCCTGGCGAAGGgcggtggaggaagaggaggctcaGAAGGCCTGCCTGTCTGCTACATTTGACTGCGACAACATCCGTGGGTGCCTCATGCCCCTCAGCGAGGTACATGAAGCCTCCCTTGGCCACGACTTTTCCTCCCTGAGCACAAGCCTGGATCCCACCAATGGGTGCAGTACTGCAGCCCCCCAGCAGGCTTCCCTCATGTCCACCCTGTCCTGGGACTCCTCCAACATGGAAGCCCTCAATAGCCTGAGCAACAACAACGTGGTCCAGTTCAGCATCAACCAAGATGTGTTCACAGAGCAGTACAGTATAGATCAGGAGACACTTCCCGAGCTGCCGGGCAACGACAGCAGCCTCATGACCTCCATTAACTCCAGGGACATATCCAACACCGAGGAGGAAGAGCTGCTCCTCCCCCACATCCCCTATCTCCCCACAGAGACTGAGCCAGCCCTGCTGGATGCACGCAGGCGTTTGGACAAGATCCAGAAGGCTTTTGGAGAGGCCTCCTTCATGGACCACCGCCAGGGGGCGCcagagccctctctctctcagcatgacAAGAGGAGCCTGGACGCCAGAGACTGGCTGATGGCAGCAACACTGGAGACCTCAGCCACAGTGGAAGTGACGGACAAGGTCTTTTCCCTGGATCTGGACACTCTAGAGAGCCCCTCACCGCCAAGAACAGGGCAGTATAACCTCCCGCAACTGTTCACATTCTCCCCCATAGATGACCTGTAG
- the LOC112214733 gene encoding tripartite motif-containing protein 16 isoform X2, translating into MAEQGVLLDQGQFCCSICLDLLKEPVTINCGHSYCSNCIEDSWDKDDPTGVYSCPQCRHTFSPRPALMKNSLLAMVVGNMKKTGLQTTSPTLCFAGPGDVECDFCNGRKQKALKSCLVCLASYCETHLQPHYNVAPLMKHKLVKATTQLQDNICSHHDKLMEIFCRTDQQCICYLCTMDEHKGHDTVSITAEKTEKQKQIGTSQQKVNQRVQEREKELKELQQAVEFLSRSAQAAVEESERIFTELIDSIERRRSEMKELIVAQENSAVSQAEALMERLEQEITELKRREIELEKLTHTEDHIHFLESYQSLASPSVFSDLPTIDVRPLQYFEDVSEAVSNLREKLEGILKREWCRISTRVNLVDVLHPPEPKTRADFLQYSCRLTLDANTLYRQLFLSERNRKVKLKRKGYSYHSSPDRFTQLCQVLCREGLSGRCYWEVEWSGWKIYAGVSYKDISRSGPAEDCQFGHNDKSWSLECCSNGYFFRHNNVKTEVARPQSSRVGVYLDHQAGTLSFYSVSDTMTLLHSVQTRFTQPLYPGFWLHCFKTTAELCELD; encoded by the exons ATGGCTGAGCAGGGAGTTCTCCTGGACCAGGGCCAGTTCTGCTGCTCTATCTGCCTGGATTTACTGAAAGAGCCGGTCACTATCAACTGTGGACACAGTTACTGTAGCAACTGTATTGAGGACTCCTGGGATAAGGATGACCCAACGGGTGTCTACAGCTGTCCCCAGTGTAGACATACCTTCTCCCCAAGGCCTGCTCTGATGAAGAATAGCCTGCTAGCCATGGTGGTCGGGAACATGAAGAAGACAGGGCTCCAGACTACTTCTCCTACTCTGTGCTTTGCTGGACCTGGAGATGTGGAATGTGATTTCTGCAATGGGAGAAAGCAGAAAGCTCTCAAGTCATGTCTGGTGTGTCTAGCCTCTTACTGCGAGACTCATCTCCAGCCTCACTATAATGTAGCTCCATTGATGAAGCACAAGCTGGTCAAAGCCACCACACAATTACAGGACAATATCTGCTCTCATCATGACAAACTGATGGAGATTTTCTGCCGGACCGACCAGCAGTGTATCTGTTATCTGTGTACCATGGATGAACATAAAGGCCATGATACAGTCTCAATCACTGCAGAAAAGACTGAGAAACAG AAGCAGATTGGGACAAGTCAGCAGAAGGTCAACCAGAGAGtccaggagagggagaaagagttgaAGGAACTGCAACAGGCTGTGGAGTTTCTCAGC CGCTCTGCACAGGCAGCAGTGGAAGAAAGTGAGAGGATCTTTACAGAGTTGATTGACTCCATTGAGAGAAGGCGCTCGgagatgaaggagctgatcgtagcCCAGGAGAATTCAGCTGTGAGTCAAGCTGAAGCCCTCATGGAGCGTTTGGAGCAGGAGATCACTgagctgaagaggagagagattgagCTGGAAAAGctgacacacacagaggatcacATCCATTTCCTGGAG agttatcagtctctcgcCAGTCCCAGTGTATTTTCAGACTTGCCCACCATCGATGTCCGTCCTCTTCAGTACTTTGAGGATGTGAGTGAGGCTGTGTCTAACCTGAGAGAGAAACTGGAGGGCATCTTGAAGAGAGAATGGTGCAGAATCTCCACCAGAG TGAATCTAGTGGATGTTCTACACCCACCCGAGCCCAAGACCAGAGCTGACTTCTTACAAT ATTCATGTCGGCTCACCCTGGACGCAAACACGTTATACAGACAACTCTTTCTGTCTGAGCGGAACAGAAAGGTGAAACTGAAGCGCAAAGGCTACTCCTACCACAGTAGTCCAGACAGATTCACTCAATTGTGTCAGGTGCTGTGCAGGGAAGGTCTGTCtgggcgctgttactgggaggtggagtggagtgggtGGAAGATTTATGCAGGCGTTTCGTATAAAGACATCAGCCGATCTGGGCCTGCAGAGGATTGTCAATTTGGACACAATGACAAGTCCTGGAGTTTAGAGTGCTGTAGTAATGGTTACTTTTTCCGACATAATAATGTAAAGACTGAAGTGGCACGCCCTCAGTCCTCCAGAGTAGGAGTGTACCTGGATCACCAGGCGggcactctgtccttctacagTGTCTCTGACACAATGACCCTACTCCACAGTGTCCAGACCAGATTCACGCAGCCCCTCTATCCTGGGTTCTGGCTTCATTGCTTTAAGACCACAGCTGAGTTATGTGAATTAGACTAG
- the LOC112214733 gene encoding tripartite motif-containing protein 16 isoform X1 translates to MAEQGVLLDQGQFCCSICLDLLKEPVTINCGHSYCSNCIEDSWDKDDPTGVYSCPQCRHTFSPRPALMKNSLLAMVVGNMKKTGLQTTSPTLCFAGPGDVECDFCNGRKQKALKSCLVCLASYCETHLQPHYNVAPLMKHKLVKATTQLQDNICSHHDKLMEIFCRTDQQCICYLCTMDEHKGHDTVSITAEKTEKQKQIGTSQQKVNQRVQEREKELKELQQAVEFLSRSAQAAVEESERIFTELIDSIERRRSEMKELIVAQENSAVSQAEALMERLEQEITELKRREIELEKLTHTEDHIHFLEVASLSDHLSVIAKGTRYSGSYQSLASPSVFSDLPTIDVRPLQYFEDVSEAVSNLREKLEGILKREWCRISTRVNLVDVLHPPEPKTRADFLQYSCRLTLDANTLYRQLFLSERNRKVKLKRKGYSYHSSPDRFTQLCQVLCREGLSGRCYWEVEWSGWKIYAGVSYKDISRSGPAEDCQFGHNDKSWSLECCSNGYFFRHNNVKTEVARPQSSRVGVYLDHQAGTLSFYSVSDTMTLLHSVQTRFTQPLYPGFWLHCFKTTAELCELD, encoded by the exons ATGGCTGAGCAGGGAGTTCTCCTGGACCAGGGCCAGTTCTGCTGCTCTATCTGCCTGGATTTACTGAAAGAGCCGGTCACTATCAACTGTGGACACAGTTACTGTAGCAACTGTATTGAGGACTCCTGGGATAAGGATGACCCAACGGGTGTCTACAGCTGTCCCCAGTGTAGACATACCTTCTCCCCAAGGCCTGCTCTGATGAAGAATAGCCTGCTAGCCATGGTGGTCGGGAACATGAAGAAGACAGGGCTCCAGACTACTTCTCCTACTCTGTGCTTTGCTGGACCTGGAGATGTGGAATGTGATTTCTGCAATGGGAGAAAGCAGAAAGCTCTCAAGTCATGTCTGGTGTGTCTAGCCTCTTACTGCGAGACTCATCTCCAGCCTCACTATAATGTAGCTCCATTGATGAAGCACAAGCTGGTCAAAGCCACCACACAATTACAGGACAATATCTGCTCTCATCATGACAAACTGATGGAGATTTTCTGCCGGACCGACCAGCAGTGTATCTGTTATCTGTGTACCATGGATGAACATAAAGGCCATGATACAGTCTCAATCACTGCAGAAAAGACTGAGAAACAG AAGCAGATTGGGACAAGTCAGCAGAAGGTCAACCAGAGAGtccaggagagggagaaagagttgaAGGAACTGCAACAGGCTGTGGAGTTTCTCAGC CGCTCTGCACAGGCAGCAGTGGAAGAAAGTGAGAGGATCTTTACAGAGTTGATTGACTCCATTGAGAGAAGGCGCTCGgagatgaaggagctgatcgtagcCCAGGAGAATTCAGCTGTGAGTCAAGCTGAAGCCCTCATGGAGCGTTTGGAGCAGGAGATCACTgagctgaagaggagagagattgagCTGGAAAAGctgacacacacagaggatcacATCCATTTCCTGGAGGTAGCTTCACTGAGTGACCATCTGTCTGTTATTGCAAAAGGAACTCGTTATTCTGGG agttatcagtctctcgcCAGTCCCAGTGTATTTTCAGACTTGCCCACCATCGATGTCCGTCCTCTTCAGTACTTTGAGGATGTGAGTGAGGCTGTGTCTAACCTGAGAGAGAAACTGGAGGGCATCTTGAAGAGAGAATGGTGCAGAATCTCCACCAGAG TGAATCTAGTGGATGTTCTACACCCACCCGAGCCCAAGACCAGAGCTGACTTCTTACAAT ATTCATGTCGGCTCACCCTGGACGCAAACACGTTATACAGACAACTCTTTCTGTCTGAGCGGAACAGAAAGGTGAAACTGAAGCGCAAAGGCTACTCCTACCACAGTAGTCCAGACAGATTCACTCAATTGTGTCAGGTGCTGTGCAGGGAAGGTCTGTCtgggcgctgttactgggaggtggagtggagtgggtGGAAGATTTATGCAGGCGTTTCGTATAAAGACATCAGCCGATCTGGGCCTGCAGAGGATTGTCAATTTGGACACAATGACAAGTCCTGGAGTTTAGAGTGCTGTAGTAATGGTTACTTTTTCCGACATAATAATGTAAAGACTGAAGTGGCACGCCCTCAGTCCTCCAGAGTAGGAGTGTACCTGGATCACCAGGCGggcactctgtccttctacagTGTCTCTGACACAATGACCCTACTCCACAGTGTCCAGACCAGATTCACGCAGCCCCTCTATCCTGGGTTCTGGCTTCATTGCTTTAAGACCACAGCTGAGTTATGTGAATTAGACTAG